In a genomic window of Gossypium arboreum isolate Shixiya-1 chromosome 7, ASM2569848v2, whole genome shotgun sequence:
- the LOC108482560 gene encoding probable RNA-binding protein ARP1 isoform X1 has translation MSEPGLNKMAVGDTTYTKIFVGGLAWETKRDTLKRYFEQFGEILEAVVINDKSTGKSKGYGFVTFKDADSAIRACYNPFPVIDGRKANCNVAAFGGHKNPPTSASNHGIQPLISPPPPSRVMAPPSIGTPAFYRQLVPQYGLPYSAYGYPGYTHNSYPLNYYNVYGGQHLASQYTTGVYLTYFPLYPQYPKYRALAPSPVAAAPARAEEVKAIVGAASSAQSSAL, from the exons ATGTCTGAACCAGGGCTCAATAAGATGGCAGTTGGTGACACCACTTACACCAAGATCTTTGTTGGAGGTTTGGCTTGGGAAACTAAAAGAGATACCCTCAAACGTTATTTTGAGCAGTTTGGAGAGATCTTAGAAGCTGTTGTTATCAATGATAAAAGCACTGGAAAATCTAAAGGTTATGGCTTT GTAACTTTCAAGGATGCTGATTCAGCGATTAGGGCTTGTTATAATCCATTTCCTGTGATTGATGGAAGAAAAGCAAACTGTAATGTTGCAGCTTTTGGTGGCCACAAGAATCCTCCAACTTCTGCATCTAACCATGGTATTCAACCCTTAATTAGCCCGCCACCACCATCTCGAGTGATGGCGCCTCCAAGCATTGGTACCCCCGCATTTTACCGTCAACTCGTTCCACAATACGGACTACCTTACTCGGCTTACGG GTATCCGGGTTACACACACAACAGTTATCCATTG AACTATTACAATGTATATGGAGGGCAACATTTGGCATCCCAATACACAACTGGAGTCTACTTAACTTACTTCCCACTCTATCCCCAGTATCCCAAATACCGAGCATTGGCACCCTCTCCAGTTGCTGCCGCACCAGCAAGAGCGGAAGAAGTTAAAGCTATAGTAGGAGCTGCTTCCTCTGCACAAAGTTCAGCACTGTAA
- the LOC108482560 gene encoding probable RNA-binding protein ARP1 isoform X2 — MAVGDTTYTKIFVGGLAWETKRDTLKRYFEQFGEILEAVVINDKSTGKSKGYGFVTFKDADSAIRACYNPFPVIDGRKANCNVAAFGGHKNPPTSASNHGIQPLISPPPPSRVMAPPSIGTPAFYRQLVPQYGLPYSAYGYPGYTHNSYPLNYYNVYGGQHLASQYTTGVYLTYFPLYPQYPKYRALAPSPVAAAPARAEEVKAIVGAASSAQSSAL; from the exons ATGGCAGTTGGTGACACCACTTACACCAAGATCTTTGTTGGAGGTTTGGCTTGGGAAACTAAAAGAGATACCCTCAAACGTTATTTTGAGCAGTTTGGAGAGATCTTAGAAGCTGTTGTTATCAATGATAAAAGCACTGGAAAATCTAAAGGTTATGGCTTT GTAACTTTCAAGGATGCTGATTCAGCGATTAGGGCTTGTTATAATCCATTTCCTGTGATTGATGGAAGAAAAGCAAACTGTAATGTTGCAGCTTTTGGTGGCCACAAGAATCCTCCAACTTCTGCATCTAACCATGGTATTCAACCCTTAATTAGCCCGCCACCACCATCTCGAGTGATGGCGCCTCCAAGCATTGGTACCCCCGCATTTTACCGTCAACTCGTTCCACAATACGGACTACCTTACTCGGCTTACGG GTATCCGGGTTACACACACAACAGTTATCCATTG AACTATTACAATGTATATGGAGGGCAACATTTGGCATCCCAATACACAACTGGAGTCTACTTAACTTACTTCCCACTCTATCCCCAGTATCCCAAATACCGAGCATTGGCACCCTCTCCAGTTGCTGCCGCACCAGCAAGAGCGGAAGAAGTTAAAGCTATAGTAGGAGCTGCTTCCTCTGCACAAAGTTCAGCACTGTAA